In one Scomber japonicus isolate fScoJap1 chromosome 6, fScoJap1.pri, whole genome shotgun sequence genomic region, the following are encoded:
- the polr2d gene encoding DNA-directed RNA polymerase II subunit RPB4, with product MATGGGAAAAHVGDVEEDASQLLFPKEFESSETLLNSEVHMLLEHRKQQNESAEDEQELSEVFMKTLNYTARFSRFKNRETITAVRSLLLQKKLHKFELSSLANLCPEAAEEAKALIPSLEGRFEDEELQQILDDIQTKRSFQY from the exons ATGGCGACCGGAGGCGGCGCggctgctgctcatgtgggTGATGTTGAAGAAGATGCTTCTCAGCTGCTGTTCCCTAAAG AGTTCGAGAGCTCGGAGACGCTGCTGAACTCGGAGGTCCACATGTTGCTGGAACATCGTAAGCAGCAGAACGAGAGCGCCGAGGACGAGCAGGAACTGTCCGAAGTCTTCATGAAGACGCTCAACTACACGGCTCGCTTCAGCCGCTTCAAGAACAGAGAGACCATCACGGCCGTGCGCAG TCTCCTCCTGCAGAAGAAGCTCCATAAGTTCGAGCTGTCCAGTTTGGCCAATCTGTGTCCTGAAGCAGCTGAAGAGGCCAAAGCTCTGATCCCCAG tctgGAGGGACGCTTCGAGGAcgaggagctgcagcagatccTGGACGACATCCAGACCAAGAGAAGCTTCCAGTACtga
- the LOC128361002 gene encoding dual specificity protein phosphatase 14, with the protein MSQVSQVRPGLFLGGLDSALSLGVLSSRNVSLIVNASGLDDVSYPPRDGLQVLHVPVQDQPHAPLDQHFDLVAERIHQNRTGTTLVHCSAGRSRSPALVMAYLMRFEGLSLRGAHEQVLERRAFIRPNAGFWRQLMEYERRLRGGNSVRMAGTSAGVLPEALDHGTAAYCINI; encoded by the exons ATGTCCCAGGTGTCCCAGGTGCGTCCCGGTCTCTTCCTGGGGGGTCTGGACTCGGCTCTGAGTCTCGGCGTGTTGTCCAGCAGGAACGTGTCTCTCATCGTTAACGCCAGCGGCCTGGACGACGTGTCCTACCCGCCGCGGGACGGCCTGCAGGTCCTCCACGTCCCCGTCCAGGACCAACCTCACGCTCCTCTGGACCAGCACTTCGACCTGGTGGCGGAGCGGATCCACCAGAACCGGACCGGGACTACCCTGGTCCACTGCAGCGCCGGCAGGAGCCGATCCCCCGCTCTGGTCATGGCCTACCTGATGAG GTTCGAGGGTCTCAGCCTGCGGGGGGCTCATGAGCAGGTTCTGGAGCGGCGTGCGTTCATCAGACCCAACGCGGGGTTCTGGAGGCAGCTGATGGAGTACGAGCGGCGGCTGCGGGGGGGGAACTCTGTGAGGATGGCCGGGACGTCCGCCGGCGTCCTGCCTGAAGCCTTGGACCACGGCACGGCGGCGTACTGCATCAACATCTga